In Hemicordylus capensis ecotype Gifberg chromosome 4, rHemCap1.1.pri, whole genome shotgun sequence, the genomic window TTGGCCATGCTCCGAGTGTGAAAATAAAAGCAGATGGCTTTCTCCTCCTATTCATCTCTAGGCCTCCTACAGTCTTAAAACACCGAAGAATTGTTAAGATTTCTCAGGCTTCTGACATTtgcctttaaaacacacacatccaTTCAATATCTGTAGGAGTTAAGCAAGCAACTACTTATGCAGAAATACAAATCTATATTTGGGAGAAAGCACATACTCTATGAAATGTTATTCTATAAACACATGGTTCGATCCAGTCATTCAGTTCCGGCCTGGCCCATTCATATGGATGGTGTTTATGTAGGTAGATGAAGTATAATTTTataagctttttattttttaaaaaatccgcaTGCAGTTATATTTCTATGCATATTTTAATATTGTGTCTAGGagtttgttttgaatgtttttcaCGTGTAATCGATGTACTCGAATTTAAACAGCGATCCCAAGACTTACTATTTAGCCACTGGATTTGAAATTCGGTGAAACAGCCAGAAGTAAGGCTGGCGTCTTCAGAACACCTATTTGGAAGTAAGGTCAATTAAAATTAGTGGGACTTACACTCAGATCCCCCGCGCCCAGTTTAGAGAGCCAAGACACGATCGTACCGTAAAACACCCAAGACAGATTCACATATGCATGTAAGTCGCTTGGGTTACTAATCGCTGGAAACCCTGCAGTTGAAGGCTAACCTAACGCCGTAGAAAGCTCTGCTTAGGGTGATGCGTGACTTGAGGATCCGGCGTTGCTCCTATTAAATGTCATGATACCTTTCAGGAAAAATGTAGGTTCAGTCTTTTGGACACTGGCCCTAGTCCCGAGGCCTTTTGGCACCGTGGAAATTGATTGCCACGTGGAGTAGACTGCTATGGGCCAGTTCACTCACACCCCTGGAGATCAAGTTTGTTTTGACTTGCATATAGGAAGGTCATCACAAATCAAAACATTGCGAACCTCACTTGTAAAAACTGAGTAGTGTAcgccaggggtttccaacctagGGTATCCAGATagtgttggactataactcccatcatccccagacacaatgaccgtcatgctggggatgatgggagttgtagtccattgtcatctggagacccaagattgggaGCCCCTGGTGAACAGATTCAGCTTCAAGTCAACGCGTGTTGTACGCATCTATGAATCAGTCCTTCAAAAGAGCACAGCCCTCTGCCAATACTTTAGATCGCTTTAGAAAACGCTAGCGTTTGGTAGGGGTAAAGGCCAGAATTCCCCCTCAGCCATCCTCCACCCCCAGGAGCTGTGCAGGTATGTGTAATTAGTAGCCGtctctgaaatatattttgcGTAGATTTAAAACCAATAAACATCCTCTAGATTCATTTCTGAGTGAACATCTGGCTGGAGCATTCTAAACTTCCTTCCTATTCTAAGCGTCATTACTTGAAAGCGATTCATTTGAAATTCAAGAACTGCGTGTTATAGTTCCGGTTTTCAGTTAAACCTGCACGCTTACTAACAAATAGGTCCAGTAAAATTCAGGCGCCCATCAAGAGGTAGCCCTGTTCACacttaaagtgtgccgccaagtcgatttccactcctggctcccacagagccctgtggttgtctttggtagaatacaggaggggtttaccattgcctcctcctgcgcagtgtgagaggatgcctttcagcgtcttcctatatcgctgctgcccgatagactACCAGGGGGGACTCCAACCgacaaccttttgcttgttagtcaagtatttccccggtGCCCATTAAGGTGATTTGTGGTTAAATCCTACACTCAGTGCAGAGGATAGAGTTGCCTGGAGGGGTGGTCAAGTGTAGCGGATTGTATTGAATCAGTACGGTGTGTCTCATGACACGTGGATGATCAGGCTCTTCCCACGGCTTTCGCAGAACCTTAGTTCAAAAAAGGTCTGTGAACTCAGAGCAGGGGTCAATAAAAGAATCTTTGGTCCCGTTTAccggtttctctctctctgtgtgtgtgtgtgtgtgtgtgtgtgtgtgaaggactCCCTGGCTGAACTTTGTAGCTGAGATGATATGGAAGGTTTCGCTGTGGTATTAGATCTAGGACCATTCTCATGCAGGTCATCATCACATGATGAACATAGTATCAGTGgaacttactctcaggtaagcgTTCATAGGTTTGCAGCCTGAACTGCAATGGAGCCGGACATCAAGCCACTATTCTCTCAACCTCAGCTCTCTGTTTGTAATATGGAGATGATACTGACCTATCTTACAAGACTGATGTATATATAGATTGCAACCATCTAGTGTAGGTGAAGCCTAACGAGTTATACCAATGCCAAGAGTTAGGATTATCATCACTAGTGCACTCGCGCAGTCTGCATTCCACAATCAGGAATCCATTGTACCTTCTGTTGCTCTCTTTCTGGAACTCCGGACAACTTTCTCTCTTTGAGACAGGTTGGGTGGGTCCTCTGGTGTGGATTCCATATTTGGAAGCACGATGATGCGTTGATTTCCATGAGATTGACTCTTCTGTTTTAGGCATAGCTCCTGGGAAGTATGCCCGACCTGTTTCAACAGGACTCACTTCCCACTAAGTGTGAATTGGCTAGTACAGCCTTGCTTCCGCCGAATTAAACTTGGCATATGCAGACTCAAGCCTTCTGCACTATGCAGACAAGTTGAGCACTCCAAACGTACTTCCTAGGGAGCAAGTCCTATAaaagtggaatttacttctgccTAAAAATGCTGCTGCCCTATACGTGAATCCTACCCCCACCCACAATTCGGTACTAGAGATGCATTGAGATAATCTGTACATACCCTGAAGAGAGTCCCATGGAGTTtgatgaggcttactcccaagtaaggatGCATAGGGTTGCTGTCTATCATTGTACTCATGTAttactcatttttattttattattattattattattattattacatttttctatcccgctcttcaaggagcccagagcgtgtATTACATACTttgatttctcctcacaacaaccctgtgaagtaggttaggctgagagagaagtgactggcccagagtcacccagcaagtatcatggctgaatggggatttgaaatcggctctccccgtcctagtccagcactctaaccactacaccatgctggctcttatgtAAATgtatcatttacttctgagtaaatatgcttacGATTGCACTATCAAACCaatcattgaagtcaatggggttTGGAATTCTCACACTATTGAGAATTCAGTATTCCCTTGGGAGTGTATCCTCTTATTCTATATGAGATTATTCTCTTTTCCACAAGTCGATTTATGATCGGCAAGTAAAATGAATCTGGCGGCCTTCGAAGAACTAATTTGCAAGCCTCCGCCAAAAAGTAAGGTCGGTTCAGGACGCCTGCCGAGGCAACAGCAGATTCGGTTTGAGTTTCCCTTGGACTCTTCacattcctcccccgcccccgccccatccTCTCTGCCCAGCTTCTGCCCTTGAAAGACCTCTCCCCCCgtcccccacccaccagctgaTTGCTGCCTGATGAACGAGAACGGGTCGGATTCACCTCAAAGTTCTCCCAGTTCTCAGTCCTTGTGAGAGCCCCCGAAGAGCGAAGAGGGGAAGAAATGGATCTAAAGAAGGCGCAGGGAAGACACAGGCAGGCCACACCCCTCTTTTCAATACTGCAGTGTGGGACTGAAGTGGGGCAGAAGTGGGCCCCGGAGACCCCCACAGACGTAGTATCCGGCATCCTTGCTGATTATGCTTCAGTCAGTTAAATCCAAATTTTTCAAACCCTTCTTTGGAAGATCACAATTCGAATTAAGCAAACCAATAAAAACAACTTGTTACAACACAATTGAGGGTGTACGTCTGCTTGTGGGCGAGTGGAAGGGAGGAAGGTTTTCATGTTACGTCTCTCTGCATGGGTTTATTGATACCGAAACATTTAAAACTAATATTCTGCATTTAAATCCTGCTTTGGAGTGTCCAAAGGCACATCTTGTGCTTTAGTAATGGGACAGGGCAGCATGTGTTTATAtatacaacaaacaacaacaatgttcCAGTTCAAAACTTACCTCTGCAGTGAAGTCTCTATCTCCGCCTCCACCTTCGCCATAGGAGATAATACTCGCCCAACTTGGGGGAGTTCTAAGTTGAAGCGTTATAAAGACTTGAAATGCTGTGTGTGAAGGGCACGATTAGGCCAACGATAAACCACTTTTAAACCTTGGAATGGAAGATGTTTAAGTAAGCGCTAAACTCCGCCATGGACTTCAACGGAACTTTAAGGTCCACAACTTTGCCCGGGTTGTGTCCCGCGTCTTCATTTAAACGACTGCATATAGAGAAGCAATGAATCATTCAGATTTCTGCACATCTGATAATCATCAAGACTGCCATCCGAGTTATTCATGAAAGCCAATGGGGATCTACCTATCCATAACTAATGGCAGGATATTGCATCCTAAGGCTGAATTACCAACATGTATAGCCAAAGGGGCTTTCTGTTAAGTCGAGAGGATTGTAGCATAAAGTCATAAGCAACACATACTACACACAGAACACGCGTCACAGAAAAACATGTAAATATGGGACTGTGTAAGCCTAACAGCCCAATCTTATGCAGGCCTACTGAGATTTGTCCCCAACCTGAGtccaatgggacttcctcccaaGTCCATCCGCGTAAGTTGCTATCCTATACACGGTGTTATTTGAGTGTAAAATGAAGTGgaacttaattctgagtaaacatgcataggacagAAGAAGGCCCATTGAACCCAGTGGGACTGCTTCGGAGTAAATACACACCAATTAAGATCTGGCTGTATGTTATTCTATGTTATTGGCTATTTGGGTGCCAAGAAGCAGAGATTATGAAGAATATGCTCTATACATGGATCGTACAGGGAAATCGCGGGGAAAAGAGTCGCTTTCTCTCTATTAAAATCTGTATGTCCCATAGCAGGCAGAGTAAGCCCATTAGCCGTAATGAATATCCGGAACTGCAATTCGCTCTTGGTCTTTTCCAAACTCCTTTGCATAATGAATTTCACCGGGGGGGAAACATGCAATACttgaataatctttttttaaagtaaattgaaaaaaaaatctccaatCGCACTTTAATATCGGTTTGTGAGAATTTGGCTTGTCGTTACCAGAATACACATTTATAAGCCATAAATAAAGCGTACAGAAACGATAAATTAATCCGATCCGAAGCGTTTACTCTCCCAGTAACAGTCACCAAACCTTCGTGTCCTGTGTCAAAGTACAACCTAAagtccttttttttttcatttttcatttttgtttctgaCTTCACAATGCTACAGTCTTTTGATCTTCAGTTTAAAAATCTAACACTTATATTTTGTGTCACTTTCACACCCCCAAATAGATATATGTATAACTCCCTGCGACAAACGAAGAAACAGACAAGGCATGGCCTAAAAAGAAACCTCCGGTTGAAATAAAATGAATTCGGTGCCTGAAGAAAACTGAATTAATGTCAAGAGCCTCCTGCAACTGAAGGCTTTTTAGTACCCGTGGTGGTTCGAGATCAATCCGCCCCCGCCCGCACCGAGAAAAGGGTTGGAGAAAACGAGCTTACATTACACAACAGCAAACGTCGATTAAATATTAGGGAGGGTCCTTTCTAAGCAGGAGCCGGGCGTGGGTTGCAGAACCCTTTGCCAACAGCAGTGCCAGAGAGCTCCTCGTAGAAAGCTTGCTTTGCGggatcatccatcatcatcatcatcattaagaAGAAGAAACAGGCTAAAGACTCTTCAGTCGCGGATACAAAGGCGCAGGGGCTTGAGTTCGTGTGTGGGACTTTCCTGTGGGCTCCAGAATCTCTTCTTAGTCCGAGGGGCTTTGGATATGTCTTGGGGAGGGACTGGACGGAGGGCTGGTGGAAGGCTGCTATGGGCACAATGTGTCTACTTCCCGCATACTCGAGATCTTAAGCCTGTCCGTCCGTTTTCGGTTTTGCTAGGGAAAGGGGCGGGAAGGGGGGGGAGTGGGAAGAGCGTGGCAGAGCCAGGGGCTTTCTTTAGGAGGAGTTCATGATGGGCCGCGAATACACGCCTTGGTAATAGGAGGTGTCTCCGGCCAGGGGGGAGGCCTCGAGGGCGCTTTTGTTCGTCACTGAGCCCATGGCAAGGCTGCCGGGCACGGGGGAGCCGTAGCCGGTGTAGTGCATCACCTGCTCGTAGGCCTTGAGGTCCAttttgtggtgggggtggtgctggtgggggtggtgctggtgggggtggtgctgatgggggtgatgggggtgctgctgctgctgctgctgctgctccgtggACGACATCAGGTTGGTGATGGAGAAGGGGTGGTTGAAGGCGTAGTGGTGCTCGGCTTTGAGGTGCGCCTCGTGGGAGAGGCCCGCCGCGTGAGCGTGGTGCTGAGCcagcaagtgctgctgctgctgggccggcGACGGGGCGGGCTCGGGGTGGCCCTTCAGGTCGACCAGGGCGCGCTTGTGTTCGTGGCAGGGCGAGGCGCgcgagtgcggcggcggcggcggcgactctGGGGCGACCCCGTTGGCCACCTCGCGCTCCTGCTGCTGCGGCGGCTGCTGCGCGGGCGCCTTCTTGCTCTGCGCCGAGGAGCCGCCCGACGAAGCGGCGGGCGAGGAGcccggctgctgttgctgctgctgctgctgcttggagcccgGCGGCTTGTCGCACTTGAAGCGCTTCTGGCGCCGCAGGTAGCAGCCGTTCTCGAACATGTTGCCCGAGTCGGGATGCAGCGTCCAGAAGGAGCCCTTGCCGGGCTTGTCGGGCGAGCGCGGCACCTTGAGGAAGCAGTCGTTGAAGGAGAGCGAGTGGCGGATGGAGTTCTGCCAGCGCTGCTGGTTCTGCCGGTAGAAGGGGAAGAGGTCCATGATCCACTGGTAGATCTCGCTCAGCGTCAGCATCTTGTTGGGCGACTGCTGGATGGCCATGGTGATCAGCGAGATGTACGAGTAGGGCGGCTTGGCGTGCGTGTAACTCCGCCGGTAGCTCTTGGCGTCCCGCGAGCGGCCcagccccgccgccgcctgcccgtaggcgccgccgccgccgccgcccaccggGCTCAGGGCCGAATAGGCACTCAGCGCGCCCCCCATGGAGCCGGCCTGGGCGCCCAGCGGGCTGAGGCTGGGGCTCAGGTGGGCCGCCATGCCGGCCATGGCTCCCGCGCCGGGCGAGAGGCTCATGCCCGCCGGGCCCGCCGCGTAGGACATGCCCATGGCGCCGCCGGAGCCCACGGTCGTCATGTTGCCCGCCGTGCCCATGGCAGGCATGCTCATGTAGCTGCTCATGCCCAGCCCCGCGTTCATGGAGTAGCCCTGCAAAGGCgacaagaagggggggggagcccagtGGTTAGTGCCACTTGCCCGCAGATCACCCATTTACTTTTACACCCAGTCTTTTACACCCAGTCCCtaccgccgccgccccccccccgccactccctTACACCGTGGGTTTCAAAGGAACTTCCTCCCGAGAAAGGGTGCTTCTGCTCCAGACTAGGGACCTTCTTGGAAGCTTCCCATTGCAACCAATGAAACtgacttccgagtaaacatgggACACGCTCCAGCCACAGTTAGGCCCTTTGCACGGGAGAATTAAGCACTTGCTTACTGCTACGGTCCGCCTAGGCACACCTCCTTAATGGGAATAAGTCCCAGTAAAATCGGTGAAACCGACGTCCGAGTACACACGGCTAGGATCGGTGCGCAGTCTCTTCCATTACAATCAGTTATCGAAAGTGCCTGACTTTGTCTGAATCGTGCCCATGAGTGGGGTCTCGGGGACCCCAAACGAGCTAAGCGGAGATAAATCCCAATGAACCCTCTGACTTGCAAACAGCA contains:
- the FOXA2 gene encoding hepatocyte nuclear factor 3-beta; protein product: MHSASSMLGVVKMEGHEHTEWSNYYGEPEGYSMNAGLGMSSYMSMPAMGTAGNMTTVGSGGAMGMSYAAGPAGMSLSPGAGAMAGMAAHLSPSLSPLGAQAGSMGGALSAYSALSPVGGGGGGAYGQAAAGLGRSRDAKSYRRSYTHAKPPYSYISLITMAIQQSPNKMLTLSEIYQWIMDLFPFYRQNQQRWQNSIRHSLSFNDCFLKVPRSPDKPGKGSFWTLHPDSGNMFENGCYLRRQKRFKCDKPPGSKQQQQQQQQPGSSPAASSGGSSAQSKKAPAQQPPQQQEREVANGVAPESPPPPPHSRASPCHEHKRALVDLKGHPEPAPSPAQQQQHLLAQHHAHAAGLSHEAHLKAEHHYAFNHPFSITNLMSSTEQQQQQQQHPHHPHQHHPHQHHPHQHHPHHKMDLKAYEQVMHYTGYGSPVPGSLAMGSVTNKSALEASPLAGDTSYYQGVYSRPIMNSS